A single genomic interval of Solimonas sp. K1W22B-7 harbors:
- a CDS encoding VOC family protein, whose protein sequence is MGIQFNHTIVWCRDRQKSADFTTQMLGLPPAVPFGPFLVVKLDNAVSVDFYQQEGPISLQHYAYLVGEEEFDAILARIQERGLPYWADPGKSQPGEIYRLFGGRGVYFDDPDGHKLEAMTRPYGHSMPG, encoded by the coding sequence ATGGGCATCCAGTTCAATCACACCATCGTCTGGTGCAGGGACCGGCAGAAGTCGGCGGACTTCACGACGCAGATGCTGGGGCTGCCGCCGGCGGTACCGTTCGGGCCTTTCCTGGTGGTGAAGCTGGATAACGCGGTGTCGGTGGATTTCTACCAGCAGGAGGGGCCGATCTCGCTGCAGCACTACGCTTACCTGGTGGGCGAGGAGGAGTTCGACGCGATCCTTGCGCGTATCCAGGAGCGCGGCCTGCCCTACTGGGCGGACCCGGGGAAGTCGCAGCCGGGGGAGATCTACCGGCTGTTCGGGGGGCGCGGGGTGTACTTCGATGATCCGGACGGGCACAAGCTGGAGGCGATGACGCGGCCTTACGGGCACAGCATGCCGGGGTGA
- a CDS encoding DUF2277 domain-containing protein translates to MCRNIKTLFNFDPPATDEEIRAASLQFVRKLSGFNAPSRINEAAFNQALDQVTDAAALLIRSLVTLAPPKDRAVERARMMALSEKRFGKA, encoded by the coding sequence ATGTGCCGCAACATCAAGACGCTGTTCAACTTCGACCCGCCGGCCACCGATGAGGAGATCCGCGCGGCGTCGCTGCAGTTCGTGCGCAAGCTCAGCGGCTTCAACGCGCCTTCCAGGATCAACGAGGCGGCTTTCAATCAGGCGCTGGACCAGGTGACGGATGCGGCGGCGCTGCTGATCCGCTCGCTGGTGACGCTGGCGCCGCCGAAGGACCGCGCGGTGGAACGGGCGCGGATGATGGCGCTGTCGGAGAAGCGGTTCGGCAAGGCTTGA
- a CDS encoding glutathione S-transferase family protein — protein MITIYHLGVSQSDRIVWLMEELGLPYQLEWYDRGPDRLAPAEYLALHPASMAPVIRDGERVLAESTAIVQYLAHKYGGGRLTVAPNTPHYADYLYWLQFNNNAMSGFFVKSALKAAGGHDGGIIGKMAQRRSEGLFQQMDRHLATSAWLAGEEFTLADLMSGFALTTLPAVSGQKLDGLPNVQRYVQQLTQRPAWQKAMAIAGPQARRP, from the coding sequence ATGATCACGATCTACCATCTGGGCGTTTCGCAGTCGGACCGCATTGTCTGGCTGATGGAGGAGCTGGGCCTGCCGTACCAGCTGGAGTGGTACGACCGCGGGCCGGACCGCCTGGCACCGGCGGAGTACCTGGCCCTGCACCCCGCGTCGATGGCTCCGGTGATCCGCGATGGCGAGCGGGTGCTGGCGGAGTCCACGGCCATCGTGCAGTACCTCGCGCACAAGTACGGCGGCGGACGCCTGACCGTGGCGCCGAATACGCCGCACTATGCGGACTACCTGTACTGGCTGCAGTTCAACAACAACGCGATGTCGGGATTCTTCGTCAAGTCCGCCCTGAAGGCTGCGGGCGGCCATGACGGCGGCATCATCGGCAAGATGGCGCAGCGCCGTTCCGAGGGGCTGTTCCAGCAGATGGACCGGCACCTGGCCACGAGCGCCTGGCTCGCCGGCGAGGAGTTCACGCTGGCGGACCTGATGTCCGGGTTTGCGCTGACCACCCTGCCCGCGGTCAGCGGACAGAAGCTGGATGGCCTGCCGAACGTGCAGCGCTATGTGCAGCAGCTGACGCAGCGACCGGCCTGGCAGAAGGCCATGGCCATTGCCGGGCCGCAGGCCAGGCGGCCCTGA